One window of the Streptomyces sp. NBC_00259 genome contains the following:
- the dapD gene encoding 2,3,4,5-tetrahydropyridine-2,6-dicarboxylate N-succinyltransferase, translating to MTDSPDSTTAPRATGAVAAGLATIAGDGTVLDTWFPAPELSAEPGPAGTERLSPDQAVNLLGEGAVKAIGVDARREVEVVAVRTVIASLDEKPIDAHDAYLRLHLLSHRLVRPHGQSLDGVFGLLANVAWTSLGPVAVDNVERVRLNARAEGLHLQVTSIDKFPRMTDYVAPKGVRIADADRVRLGAHLAEGTTVMHEGFVNFNAGTLGTSMVEGRISAGVVIGDGSDIGGGASTMGTLSGGGNVIISVGERCLIGAEAGVGIALGDECVVEAGLYVTAGTRVTLPDGQIVKARELSGASNILFRRNSVTGAVEARPNNAVWGGLNEVLHSHN from the coding sequence ATGACTGACTCGCCCGACAGCACCACTGCTCCGCGCGCCACCGGCGCCGTCGCCGCCGGCCTTGCCACCATCGCCGGCGACGGCACCGTTCTCGACACCTGGTTCCCCGCCCCCGAGCTCTCGGCCGAGCCCGGTCCGGCCGGCACCGAGCGGCTCTCGCCCGACCAGGCGGTGAACCTCCTCGGCGAGGGCGCCGTGAAGGCCATCGGCGTGGACGCCCGCCGCGAGGTCGAGGTCGTCGCCGTCCGTACGGTCATCGCCTCGCTCGACGAGAAGCCGATCGACGCGCACGACGCCTATCTGCGCCTCCACCTGCTCTCGCACCGGCTGGTGCGCCCGCACGGCCAGAGCCTCGACGGCGTCTTCGGGCTGCTCGCCAACGTCGCCTGGACCTCGCTCGGCCCGGTCGCCGTCGACAACGTCGAGAGGGTGCGGCTCAACGCCCGCGCCGAGGGCCTGCACCTGCAGGTGACGTCCATCGACAAGTTCCCGCGGATGACGGACTACGTGGCCCCCAAGGGCGTCCGGATCGCCGACGCCGACCGCGTCCGGCTCGGTGCGCACCTCGCCGAGGGCACCACGGTCATGCACGAGGGCTTCGTCAACTTCAACGCCGGCACCCTCGGCACCTCCATGGTCGAGGGCCGGATCTCCGCCGGCGTCGTCATCGGCGACGGCTCCGACATCGGTGGCGGCGCCTCCACCATGGGCACCCTCTCCGGCGGCGGCAACGTCATCATCTCCGTGGGCGAGCGCTGCCTGATCGGCGCCGAGGCGGGCGTCGGGATCGCGCTCGGCGACGAGTGCGTCGTCGAGGCCGGTCTCTACGTCACGGCGGGCACCCGGGTCACGCTGCCCGACGGCCAGATCGTCAAGGCCCGTGAGCTGTCCGGTGCGTCGAACATCCTCTTCCGCCGCAACTCGGTGACCGGTGCCGTCGAGGCCCGCCCGAACAACGCGGTCTGGGGCGGTCTCAACGAGGTGCTCCACAGCCACAACTGA
- a CDS encoding RNA polymerase sigma factor, producing the protein MNGPPGGPSEDAELIAQSLARPELFAGLYERHAADIHRYAARRLGESAADDITADTFLAAFRTRARYDLARPSARPWLYGIAANLIGKHRRAEVRALRALARTGHDPVAESWSDRADARVAAQATGGPLASALAALSTGDRHVLLLVAWADLGYQEVADALSIPVGTVRSRLNRARRKVREALGGADPTLVHEFQKVAGHG; encoded by the coding sequence GTGAACGGCCCACCCGGGGGACCGAGCGAGGACGCGGAGCTCATCGCCCAGTCCCTGGCACGGCCCGAACTGTTCGCCGGTCTCTATGAGCGGCATGCCGCCGACATCCACCGCTACGCCGCACGACGGCTCGGTGAGAGCGCGGCCGACGACATCACCGCCGACACCTTCCTGGCCGCGTTCCGCACCCGTGCGCGCTACGACCTGGCGCGCCCGAGCGCCCGCCCCTGGCTGTACGGCATCGCCGCGAACCTCATCGGCAAGCACCGCCGCGCCGAGGTACGGGCCCTGAGGGCACTGGCCAGGACCGGCCACGACCCGGTCGCCGAATCCTGGTCCGACCGCGCGGACGCCCGGGTCGCGGCCCAGGCCACGGGCGGACCGCTCGCGTCCGCGCTCGCCGCGCTGTCGACCGGCGACCGGCACGTCCTCCTGCTCGTCGCCTGGGCCGACCTCGGCTACCAGGAGGTCGCCGACGCCCTGTCCATCCCGGTGGGTACGGTCCGCTCCCGGCTCAACCGCGCCCGCCGCAAGGTGCGCGAAGCGCTGGGCGGCGCGGACCCCACGCTCGTGCACGAATTCCAGAAGGTGGCCGGTCATGGATGA
- a CDS encoding TetR/AcrR family transcriptional regulator yields MGRRYDPDRRQRIIDAAIRVVGRSGIAGLSHRTVAAEADVPLGSTTYHFASLDELLVAALRQANEGFAAAVRESGALVDPGSDLARELARLMGEWLGGERTGVELEYELYLAALRRPALRPVAAEWADGVAESLARRSDPATARALVALMDGICLQVLLTDAPYDEDYAREMLDRILPRPTP; encoded by the coding sequence ATGGGCCGCCGGTACGACCCCGACCGGCGCCAGCGCATCATCGACGCGGCGATCCGGGTGGTCGGCCGCAGCGGCATCGCCGGGCTGAGCCATCGCACGGTCGCCGCCGAGGCCGATGTGCCGCTCGGCTCGACGACGTATCACTTCGCCTCGCTGGACGAGCTGTTGGTCGCCGCGCTGCGCCAGGCCAACGAGGGCTTCGCGGCCGCCGTGCGGGAGAGCGGCGCCCTCGTCGACCCCGGGAGCGATCTCGCCCGGGAGCTGGCCCGGCTGATGGGCGAGTGGCTCGGGGGCGAACGCACCGGCGTGGAGCTGGAGTACGAGCTCTACCTCGCCGCCCTGCGCCGCCCCGCCCTCCGGCCCGTCGCGGCCGAGTGGGCCGACGGCGTCGCCGAGTCCCTCGCCCGTCGCAGCGATCCCGCGACGGCACGGGCGCTGGTGGCCCTGATGGACGGCATCTGCCTGCAGGTGCTGCTGACGGACGCGCCGTACGACGAGGACTACGCACGCGAGATGCTGGACCGGATCCTTCCGCGCCCCACACCGTGA
- a CDS encoding DMT family transporter has protein sequence MGYGLLAAAIAAEVAGTTAMKYSDGFTRLWPSLVTVVGYVLAFTLLAQTLKTLSVGTAYAIWAGIGTAAVAAIGMLFMNESAGPVKIAGIALVVAGVVVLNLGGAH, from the coding sequence ATGGGATACGGACTGCTGGCCGCGGCCATCGCGGCGGAGGTCGCCGGCACCACGGCGATGAAGTACAGCGACGGCTTCACCCGGCTCTGGCCCTCCCTCGTCACCGTCGTCGGCTATGTGCTCGCCTTCACGCTTCTCGCGCAGACGCTGAAGACGCTGTCGGTCGGGACGGCCTACGCGATCTGGGCGGGCATCGGGACGGCGGCCGTCGCGGCGATCGGCATGCTGTTCATGAACGAGTCCGCCGGCCCGGTGAAGATCGCCGGAATCGCGCTGGTCGTGGCCGGGGTCGTCGTGCTCAACCTCGGGGGTGCGCACTGA
- a CDS encoding metal-sulfur cluster assembly factor: MTENRETTAEKDWPDEETFSSAAATPGTKASEEEVREALYDVVDPELGIDVVNLGLIYGIHIDDSNIATLDMTLTSAACPLTDVIEDQAKAATDGIVNELKINWVWMPPWGPDKITDDGREQLRALGFNV, translated from the coding sequence ATGACTGAGAACCGCGAGACCACGGCGGAGAAGGACTGGCCGGACGAGGAGACCTTCTCGTCCGCGGCCGCGACGCCCGGCACGAAGGCCTCCGAGGAGGAGGTCCGCGAGGCGCTGTACGACGTCGTCGACCCCGAGCTGGGCATCGACGTGGTCAACCTCGGCCTGATCTACGGCATCCACATCGACGACTCGAACATCGCGACGCTGGACATGACGCTGACGTCCGCGGCCTGCCCGCTGACCGACGTGATCGAGGACCAGGCGAAGGCGGCGACCGACGGCATCGTCAACGAGCTGAAGATCAACTGGGTCTGGATGCCCCCGTGGGGTCCCGACAAGATCACGGACGACGGTCGCGAGCAGCTGAGGGCGCTCGGCTTCAACGTCTGA